A stretch of the Tannerella serpentiformis genome encodes the following:
- a CDS encoding GDSL-type esterase/lipase family protein yields the protein MTIWKKRSANRAPFWAALCCLCMATAAQAERPHSPIENRNLAAEKAAPEKKKTSPLTDQVDLTMTFAVDSLCRIIDPRHTLDEFWENLLSLYNGKDTVLPIAHLGDSHIQGGFYTNETMNLLRRTFGNAGRGWIAPYRPARENGPSDYRIFSQVKSWSVGRCTRPQSGTPWGLGGMGLQTDAATIDFTIAVNGADDDFTQVLMYRGEYARPMLPEGIRNARTAWGKDTYAPDLTVDSFFLPEAVRELRLQSVSRSEAPTSVTGASCYYGFSLFNGRPGVVYHAIGRNGATYSQYTSERFVRQLSLLEPAILIISLGTNESYGTHFSASDFITRVDRFVRLAQRYMPLTTIVLTTPAENYLAARTTVTRRAKGKKRRTTTTVTRGYTRNVHVGEAAEAILDYAAREGLACFDLYGMTGGAGSCERWQAEGLFSHDRVHYSASGYREQGRLLYKALVRSALDYQQRKRK from the coding sequence ATGACAATCTGGAAAAAACGCAGCGCTAACAGGGCACCTTTCTGGGCGGCGCTCTGCTGCTTATGTATGGCTACGGCAGCCCAGGCCGAAAGGCCGCATTCGCCGATTGAAAACAGGAACCTTGCAGCGGAAAAAGCTGCCCCCGAAAAGAAGAAGACCAGCCCCCTGACGGATCAGGTCGACCTCACGATGACGTTTGCCGTCGATTCGCTTTGTCGCATCATTGATCCGAGGCACACGCTGGACGAGTTCTGGGAGAATCTGCTCAGCCTATACAATGGTAAAGACACCGTACTGCCTATCGCTCACTTGGGCGACTCCCATATCCAGGGCGGATTCTATACGAACGAGACTATGAATCTGCTCCGGCGCACCTTTGGCAATGCCGGCCGCGGATGGATCGCACCTTACCGGCCTGCACGCGAAAATGGCCCCTCGGACTATCGTATTTTCTCGCAAGTGAAGAGCTGGAGCGTCGGGCGGTGCACGCGTCCGCAGTCGGGCACGCCGTGGGGGCTGGGCGGCATGGGCTTGCAGACGGATGCCGCCACGATCGACTTCACGATCGCGGTCAATGGGGCGGACGACGACTTCACGCAGGTGCTGATGTACCGCGGAGAGTACGCCCGACCCATGCTCCCGGAGGGGATCCGCAATGCGCGGACGGCTTGGGGCAAGGATACCTATGCGCCCGACCTGACGGTGGATAGCTTCTTCCTGCCCGAGGCTGTGCGCGAGCTCCGTTTGCAGAGCGTCAGCCGCAGTGAGGCTCCCACCTCAGTCACGGGCGCGAGCTGCTACTACGGATTCTCGCTCTTCAACGGGCGCCCCGGGGTGGTCTATCACGCCATCGGTCGCAACGGAGCCACCTATTCGCAGTACACCTCCGAGCGATTCGTCCGCCAGCTCTCGCTCTTGGAGCCTGCCATACTCATTATCTCGCTCGGCACCAACGAATCGTACGGCACGCACTTCTCGGCCTCCGATTTCATCACGCGCGTAGACCGCTTCGTGCGACTGGCCCAGCGATACATGCCCCTGACGACCATCGTACTCACTACTCCGGCCGAAAACTACCTCGCGGCGCGAACCACCGTCACTCGGCGGGCCAAGGGCAAGAAACGTCGCACGACGACCACCGTCACGCGGGGCTATACCCGCAACGTGCACGTCGGTGAGGCCGCTGAGGCGATCCTCGATTATGCCGCGCGGGAGGGTCTGGCCTGCTTCGACCTCTACGGCATGACCGGCGGCGCAGGCTCGTGCGAGCGGTGGCAAGCCGAAGGACTCTTCTCGCACGACCGTGTGCATTACAGCGCCTCCGGTTATAGGGAGCAGGGGCGGCTACTGTACAAGGCACTCGTCCGCAGTGCATTGGATTACCAGCAACGTAAACGAAAATGA
- a CDS encoding THUMP-like domain-containing protein translates to MELSADMRQFIADHAADDTRSLLLAAARYPRVDVPFAVIQIESHRRIRDKLPQWFAARDRLVFPSRRSVEQCSSEAAARYKQRLIEGAVGSLCDLTGGLGVDTASLAERVARVIYVERDGPTFEAAMHNFSALGLGNVTGLHASAEDALLILPPVDICYIDPSRRDGCDRRLFALADCSPDLEQLLPTILSKAPTLIAKLSPMLDWQHTLARLPGTSDIHVLAVRGECKELTFVVRRAHAAPPMIHCVHLTADGGEQVFRFTPDEERAAPSAVTASVSSFLYEPNAAILKAGAFRLVAQRMGLGKLHTDSHLYTSSAEVTDFPGRRFRVDEVLPFGRQLSRVMARTVPRANIAVRNFPLSPDALRARLRIADGGDVYLFATTLADGRRVVIRCTRIG, encoded by the coding sequence GTGGAACTTTCCGCGGACATGCGGCAATTCATAGCCGATCACGCAGCGGACGACACCCGTTCGCTGCTGCTCGCAGCGGCACGTTACCCCCGGGTAGACGTGCCGTTTGCCGTTATACAGATCGAATCGCACCGCCGAATCCGGGATAAGCTGCCCCAGTGGTTTGCGGCGCGCGATCGGCTCGTCTTCCCCTCGCGGCGGTCGGTCGAGCAGTGCTCCTCGGAGGCGGCGGCGCGCTACAAACAGCGGCTTATCGAGGGCGCGGTCGGTAGCCTCTGCGACCTCACGGGCGGCCTCGGGGTGGATACCGCGAGCTTAGCCGAACGCGTGGCACGCGTCATCTATGTGGAGCGCGACGGCCCGACGTTCGAGGCGGCCATGCATAACTTTTCCGCCTTGGGGTTAGGCAACGTGACCGGCCTCCATGCTTCGGCTGAGGACGCCCTCCTTATCCTGCCGCCCGTGGACATCTGCTATATCGACCCCTCGCGACGCGACGGCTGCGACCGCCGACTGTTTGCGTTGGCCGATTGCAGTCCGGACCTCGAGCAGTTGCTTCCGACGATCCTGTCTAAGGCCCCGACGCTCATCGCCAAACTGTCGCCGATGCTGGATTGGCAACATACGCTGGCCCGCCTACCGGGGACGTCGGACATCCACGTGCTGGCCGTCCGGGGCGAGTGCAAGGAGCTGACCTTCGTCGTCCGACGCGCCCACGCCGCACCGCCAATGATCCACTGCGTTCACCTCACGGCCGACGGCGGGGAGCAGGTCTTCCGCTTCACCCCGGATGAGGAGCGCGCCGCACCGTCGGCCGTCACCGCCTCCGTCTCGTCGTTCCTCTACGAGCCTAACGCCGCGATCCTCAAGGCGGGCGCCTTCCGACTCGTAGCTCAGCGCATGGGCCTCGGTAAGCTGCACACGGACAGCCACCTCTACACGTCGAGCGCCGAGGTGACAGACTTCCCCGGCCGACGCTTCCGTGTGGACGAGGTGCTGCCGTTCGGTCGCCAATTGTCCCGCGTGATGGCCCGCACCGTGCCCCGCGCGAACATCGCAGTGCGCAACTTCCCCCTCTCGCCCGACGCCCTCCGCGCCCGACTGCGGATAGCCGACGGTGGCGACGTCTACCTCTTCGCCACCACCCTGGCCGACGGCCGCCGGGTAGTGATCCGTTGCACGCGCATCGGCTGA
- a CDS encoding bifunctional ADP-dependent NAD(P)H-hydrate dehydratase/NAD(P)H-hydrate epimerase: MIKIFETSKLKSLDQYTVDNEPISSIDLVERAAVTFANEFKRNFSKQRRVIVFAGQGNNGADALAVARLLAEESYRTEVYLFNPGQRLSPDCEENKQRILADEKVRLYEVIDDFDPPELTEHDVVIDGLFGSGLNRPLTGGYAAVVGYINQSNATVVSIDMPSGLFGEDNLSNNPDSIIRAKMTLTFEFPKLAMLLPENEAYVGRWKVLPIGLHPDIIQKTPTAYLMVTDEDMERLIRPRSRFAHKGDFGHALLVAGGKGRMGAALLAASACMHSGVGKLTVHLPQRGEMVLQTAVPEAMIDLDADRDRITTLPDSLREFDTIAIGPGIGTDERTASLLGRLLRSVDQPLLLDADALNLLARNRELMPLLPPGTVLTPHPREFDRLFGESANGYDRLHKAATTAVKHAICIVLKGAYTAVCAPQGQIYFNTTGNPGMATAGSGDVLTGVIAALMAQRYDPVKAAIIGVFLHGSAGDLAAARSSEESLVASDIVHELGRAFRMQQADD; encoded by the coding sequence ATGATTAAAATATTTGAGACATCGAAACTGAAGAGCCTTGATCAATATACGGTCGACAACGAACCGATCTCGTCGATCGATTTGGTCGAGCGAGCGGCCGTGACCTTTGCCAATGAATTTAAGCGCAACTTCTCCAAGCAGCGACGCGTGATCGTCTTTGCGGGGCAGGGTAACAACGGCGCCGACGCCTTGGCCGTAGCCCGACTGCTGGCCGAGGAATCGTATCGCACGGAAGTCTACCTCTTCAACCCCGGCCAACGACTCTCGCCGGACTGTGAGGAGAACAAGCAGCGCATCTTGGCTGACGAGAAGGTACGCCTCTATGAGGTGATCGACGACTTTGATCCGCCCGAACTCACCGAGCATGACGTGGTCATCGACGGCCTATTTGGCTCCGGCCTCAACCGCCCCCTCACAGGCGGCTATGCGGCCGTAGTTGGCTACATCAACCAGTCCAACGCCACCGTCGTATCCATCGATATGCCCTCCGGACTCTTCGGCGAGGACAACCTGAGCAACAACCCCGACAGCATCATCCGCGCCAAAATGACGCTCACCTTCGAGTTCCCCAAGCTGGCCATGCTGCTGCCTGAAAACGAGGCCTACGTGGGTCGCTGGAAGGTGCTCCCCATCGGCTTGCACCCCGACATTATCCAGAAGACGCCGACGGCTTATCTCATGGTCACGGACGAGGACATGGAGCGGCTGATCCGTCCCCGCAGCCGCTTTGCACACAAGGGCGACTTCGGCCATGCGCTGCTCGTCGCCGGCGGTAAAGGCCGCATGGGCGCAGCGCTCTTAGCCGCCTCGGCTTGCATGCACAGCGGCGTGGGTAAGCTGACCGTCCACCTGCCTCAGCGGGGCGAGATGGTGCTCCAGACGGCCGTTCCGGAAGCCATGATCGACCTCGACGCGGACCGCGATCGCATCACCACATTGCCGGATAGCCTGCGGGAGTTCGACACCATTGCCATCGGGCCCGGCATCGGCACGGACGAGCGTACGGCCTCCCTCCTGGGGCGTTTGCTGCGCTCGGTAGACCAGCCCCTCCTCCTCGACGCCGACGCGCTGAACCTGCTGGCGCGCAACCGCGAGCTTATGCCGCTCCTCCCGCCGGGCACCGTGCTGACGCCCCACCCACGCGAGTTCGATCGGCTGTTCGGCGAGAGCGCCAACGGCTACGACCGACTGCACAAGGCGGCCACGACCGCCGTCAAGCACGCCATCTGTATCGTCCTCAAGGGCGCCTATACGGCCGTCTGCGCGCCGCAGGGGCAGATCTACTTCAACACCACCGGTAACCCTGGCATGGCGACGGCCGGCAGTGGCGACGTGCTGACGGGTGTCATCGCCGCACTCATGGCGCAGCGCTACGATCCGGTCAAGGCGGCCATCATAGGCGTCTTCCTGCACGGTTCGGCGGGCGATCTGGCCGCAGCGCGGTCGTCGGAGGAGAGTCTGGTGGCCAGCGATATTGTCCACGAACTGGGCCGGGCCTTCCGTATGCAACAGGCGGACGACTGA
- the trmB gene encoding tRNA (guanosine(46)-N7)-methyltransferase TrmB has product MSRNKLQKFAEMEALPNVFQYPYAALAEGGGCPLKGRWREAAFGGRPGRIVLELGCGRGEYTLGLAERHPDANFVGIDVKGARMWAGARVAAARQMGNVAFLRTDIELLASFFEPGEVDELWITFPDPQMQKARKRLTSTRFMALYSGILPQEGGRVHLKTDSPFLFAYTCEMLRANQLEAAPCTADLYADTADTSLDEVRAIRTHYEQQWLDRGLTIKYLSFCLTPREAWIEPEVEIERDAYRSYGRGQLSPARPVRSRRSSR; this is encoded by the coding sequence ATGTCAAGAAATAAACTCCAAAAATTCGCCGAGATGGAAGCCCTGCCCAACGTCTTCCAATACCCTTACGCCGCGCTGGCCGAGGGCGGCGGCTGCCCCCTGAAAGGTCGCTGGCGGGAGGCCGCTTTCGGCGGAAGGCCCGGGCGCATCGTGCTCGAATTGGGCTGTGGGCGCGGGGAATACACCCTCGGACTGGCTGAGCGGCACCCGGACGCGAACTTCGTCGGCATCGACGTCAAGGGCGCCCGCATGTGGGCCGGCGCACGCGTGGCCGCAGCTCGCCAGATGGGCAATGTGGCCTTCCTTCGGACCGACATCGAACTTTTGGCCAGCTTTTTCGAGCCGGGCGAAGTGGACGAACTTTGGATCACCTTCCCCGATCCGCAAATGCAGAAGGCGCGGAAACGCCTCACCAGCACCCGCTTCATGGCGCTCTACAGCGGCATCTTGCCTCAGGAGGGCGGGCGCGTCCACCTCAAGACCGACAGCCCGTTTCTCTTTGCTTACACCTGCGAAATGCTCCGCGCGAACCAGCTGGAGGCGGCGCCCTGCACGGCCGACCTCTACGCCGATACCGCGGACACGAGCCTCGACGAGGTGCGCGCCATCCGCACACACTACGAGCAGCAGTGGCTCGACCGCGGCCTAACCATCAAGTACCTCAGCTTCTGCCTCACCCCGCGCGAGGCTTGGATCGAACCGGAGGTGGAGATCGAGCGCGACGCGTACCGAAGCTATGGGCGCGGCCAACTGTCGCCCGCCCGGCCCGTCCGCTCCCGTCGCTCCTCCCGCTGA
- a CDS encoding DUF6261 family protein, producing the protein MRPVKTIDEPGNSRFPLDLHLDYQQRLYGVITEMEPRKIGLEEADFLQWLTDIKTEEDVVRETRAAKESEALRDKDAERNECLTGLFQEIRQAARSPIVARRESGLLLKTIIDAYKGLQHQRRSGKTAHIDSLLRDLSTAEAAEALKQLEVDTIVSLLRERNEEFKSLREVRSTVAAGANRLAGQAIRKVNDQTLNTIFRYIEAAYIASDNDPDRQVISRLIDQINQRTHESKVSFKRIEGIRKKRLQMKDSAEATDTKAPPKRKRSAADPSAVPPMEPTGEAETPQAPPMGTTEAAALSAVPPMEPTGEAETPQSPPMGTTTPTADERS; encoded by the coding sequence ATGAGACCGGTTAAAACGATCGATGAACCGGGAAACAGTCGCTTCCCGCTGGATCTCCATCTCGACTATCAGCAACGACTTTATGGCGTGATCACCGAGATGGAGCCTCGAAAAATAGGTCTGGAGGAGGCCGATTTCCTCCAGTGGCTCACGGATATTAAGACGGAGGAGGATGTCGTCCGCGAGACACGGGCGGCGAAAGAGTCGGAGGCCCTTCGCGACAAGGATGCGGAGCGAAACGAATGTCTGACGGGGCTGTTTCAGGAGATTCGGCAGGCTGCGCGCTCTCCGATAGTGGCGCGTCGCGAGTCGGGGCTCCTGCTGAAAACCATTATCGATGCTTACAAGGGGCTGCAGCACCAAAGGCGATCTGGGAAGACGGCGCATATCGACTCCTTGCTCCGGGATTTGTCTACGGCGGAGGCCGCCGAGGCGCTGAAGCAGCTGGAGGTAGATACGATCGTGAGCTTGCTCCGGGAGCGCAACGAAGAATTTAAGTCGTTGCGCGAGGTCCGCTCGACCGTAGCCGCCGGCGCAAACCGCCTCGCGGGCCAGGCGATCCGGAAGGTGAACGACCAGACCTTGAACACCATCTTCCGCTACATCGAAGCCGCCTACATTGCGTCCGACAACGACCCCGACCGCCAAGTCATCAGTCGTCTGATCGACCAAATCAACCAGCGCACGCACGAGAGCAAGGTCTCGTTCAAACGAATCGAGGGAATACGCAAGAAGCGGCTCCAAATGAAGGATTCGGCGGAGGCGACCGACACGAAGGCGCCCCCGAAACGAAAACGGTCGGCAGCCGACCCGTCCGCCGTGCCCCCGATGGAACCTACCGGGGAGGCCGAGACGCCTCAGGCGCCGCCGATGGGCACTACGGAAGCAGCCGCCCTGTCCGCCGTGCCCCCGATGGAACCTACCGGGGAGGCCGAGACGCCTCAGTCGCCCCCGATGGGCACTACGACACCGACCGCTGACGAACGGTCATAG
- a CDS encoding GDSL-type esterase/lipase family protein, translating to MGQENNDRSGQLVLILLVTAAACLALYMLPDELFGLSIKKMDMLSDLRVGSEDEDEDSNLSRADSVLLRGDSTGLSAADRERLAYRDSMYRAIMAQLRGDTLKAVVEDFSVGHIGLRRFFAALNGISTLGRPVRVAFLGDSFIEGDILTADFRERMQARFGGRGVGFVPVSSQVAQFRPTVRLRSKGWTTRSILSDRKPKYLLSCLLFDAANDAPTIAFETTDYMPHLKSVGTLKFLYTSNRATDLRWICNEGRDTFTARLPETDGVGQYVAKGSFTEGKLAFTHAQGLQALGIALEDDRGVVVDNFALRGNSGLPLENLDVARCQALQGIRPYDLIVIQYGLNVAVERTKDYGFYRDRMVAIIKHIRTCFPGADVLLLGVSDRSKVVGGERHTMSAVKNLRRAQREAALEAGVAFWDVYEAMGGEDGMVNYVKRNWAAKDYTHLSFQGGRELANALYDAIILEKTLYDNLEKTQR from the coding sequence ATGGGACAAGAGAATAATGATCGCTCCGGGCAGTTGGTACTGATCCTGCTGGTAACAGCAGCGGCCTGTCTGGCGCTCTACATGTTGCCAGACGAGTTGTTTGGCCTAAGCATAAAGAAAATGGATATGCTCTCCGACCTTAGAGTCGGGAGCGAGGATGAAGACGAGGACAGCAACCTCTCCAGAGCCGACTCCGTACTGTTGCGCGGCGACTCCACGGGGTTGAGTGCAGCCGACCGTGAACGTTTGGCGTACCGTGACTCGATGTATAGGGCCATCATGGCTCAATTGCGGGGCGATACGCTCAAGGCAGTCGTCGAAGACTTTTCCGTGGGGCACATCGGACTGCGGCGATTCTTCGCTGCGCTGAACGGTATCAGCACGTTAGGCCGACCCGTCCGCGTGGCGTTCCTCGGCGACTCCTTCATCGAGGGTGACATCCTCACGGCCGACTTCCGCGAGCGGATGCAAGCGCGATTTGGTGGCCGAGGCGTAGGCTTTGTGCCGGTGTCATCGCAGGTGGCACAGTTTCGCCCGACTGTCCGACTGCGCTCTAAGGGGTGGACGACGCGCTCCATACTCTCCGACCGTAAGCCGAAGTACCTCCTTTCTTGCCTCCTGTTCGATGCCGCGAACGATGCCCCGACAATAGCCTTCGAAACGACCGACTATATGCCCCACTTGAAGAGTGTCGGTACCCTCAAGTTCCTCTACACAAGCAATCGAGCGACAGACCTCCGCTGGATATGCAACGAGGGGCGGGATACATTCACTGCGCGCCTCCCAGAGACCGACGGCGTGGGGCAATATGTGGCGAAGGGCTCCTTTACGGAGGGCAAATTGGCCTTTACACATGCGCAAGGGTTGCAAGCGTTGGGCATTGCGTTAGAGGATGACCGTGGAGTGGTAGTGGACAATTTTGCTTTGCGAGGTAATTCCGGTTTGCCGCTGGAAAACTTGGACGTAGCGCGCTGCCAAGCGTTGCAGGGCATACGCCCCTACGACCTGATCGTGATCCAATACGGCCTGAATGTGGCCGTCGAACGAACGAAGGACTATGGCTTCTACCGAGACCGGATGGTGGCCATCATTAAACATATCCGCACCTGTTTCCCAGGGGCCGACGTGCTGCTTTTGGGTGTCTCGGACCGCAGTAAAGTGGTCGGCGGAGAGCGCCACACGATGTCGGCCGTGAAGAATCTTCGCCGCGCGCAACGTGAGGCGGCCCTCGAGGCGGGAGTAGCCTTCTGGGACGTTTACGAGGCGATGGGCGGAGAGGATGGCATGGTCAATTACGTGAAGCGCAATTGGGCGGCCAAGGATTATACACACCTCAGTTTTCAGGGTGGCCGCGAATTGGCCAATGCCCTCTACGACGCAATCATTTTAGAGAAAACGCTATATGACAATCTGGAAAAAACGCAGCGCTAA
- a CDS encoding MBOAT family O-acyltransferase, with product MLFSTGLFFFLFIAFYIGYRALRHTTTARILYVVLFSLYFYYKSSGVWFLLLVFTATSDFLIARALAATVRPAGRKAWVALSLVINLGMLAYFKYTNFLLQTLLAIGQSMGSWFGVAPVGGTVYEPLDIFLPVGISFFTFQSLSYTIDVYRGELQPLRRWIDYLFYVSFFPGLVAGPIVRARDFIPQMFRTPVVTRETLGEGLYLIICGLLKKSVISDYISVNFVDRIFDAPTLYTGLENLVGAYGYALQIYCDFSGYSDMAIGIALLLGIRFNTNFDSPYQSATITEFWRRWHISLSTWLKDYLYISLGGNRRGRVRTYVNLMLTMLLGGLWHGASGRFILWGGLHGAALAVHKFMMNHFPSFRPTGDTMSPLRRVCGVLITFHVVCFGWIFFRADTMATGWDVIRQIFTAFHPEVFSQFVVGYTEVFLLILGGYAIHFMPRVVDTTVRGWVTQSPTLVQALYLTVAIIIVLQLKSADIVPFIYFQF from the coding sequence ATGCTCTTCAGCACAGGCCTCTTTTTCTTCCTTTTCATCGCCTTCTACATCGGTTATCGCGCCCTGCGCCACACGACGACCGCCCGCATCCTTTACGTCGTCCTCTTTTCGCTCTACTTCTATTATAAGAGCAGCGGCGTCTGGTTCCTGCTTCTCGTCTTCACCGCCACGTCCGATTTTCTCATCGCCCGGGCCCTCGCCGCCACCGTCCGCCCGGCTGGACGAAAGGCTTGGGTCGCGCTCAGCTTGGTCATCAACTTGGGCATGCTGGCCTACTTCAAATACACCAACTTCCTCCTCCAGACCCTCCTCGCCATAGGTCAGAGCATGGGCTCTTGGTTCGGCGTGGCTCCCGTCGGAGGCACGGTTTACGAGCCGTTGGACATCTTCCTGCCCGTCGGCATTTCGTTCTTCACCTTCCAATCGCTCAGCTACACCATCGACGTCTACCGCGGTGAGCTCCAGCCGCTCCGACGCTGGATCGACTACCTGTTTTACGTCTCCTTCTTCCCCGGACTCGTGGCCGGACCTATCGTCAGGGCCCGCGACTTCATCCCCCAGATGTTCCGGACGCCCGTCGTGACCCGCGAGACGCTCGGCGAAGGGCTCTACCTCATCATCTGCGGCCTGCTGAAGAAAAGCGTCATCTCGGACTATATCAGCGTCAACTTCGTCGACCGCATCTTCGACGCCCCGACGCTCTACACGGGCCTCGAGAACCTCGTCGGCGCCTACGGCTATGCGCTTCAGATCTACTGCGACTTCTCGGGTTACTCCGACATGGCCATTGGCATCGCCCTGCTGCTGGGCATCCGCTTCAATACCAACTTCGACTCCCCCTACCAGTCGGCCACCATCACGGAGTTTTGGCGACGGTGGCACATTTCGCTCTCCACCTGGCTCAAGGACTACCTATATATCAGTCTCGGCGGTAATCGGCGCGGCCGCGTCCGTACGTACGTCAACCTCATGCTTACGATGCTCCTCGGCGGACTCTGGCACGGCGCATCGGGCCGCTTCATCCTCTGGGGCGGACTTCACGGGGCAGCGCTAGCCGTTCATAAGTTCATGATGAACCATTTCCCCAGCTTCCGCCCTACCGGCGACACGATGTCGCCACTTCGGCGCGTCTGCGGCGTCCTCATCACCTTCCACGTCGTATGCTTCGGCTGGATCTTCTTCCGGGCCGACACGATGGCCACGGGTTGGGACGTGATCCGCCAGATCTTCACCGCCTTCCACCCGGAAGTCTTCAGCCAGTTCGTAGTCGGATACACCGAAGTCTTTCTGCTGATCCTCGGCGGCTACGCGATCCACTTCATGCCCCGAGTGGTCGACACGACCGTCCGCGGGTGGGTCACCCAGTCTCCGACGCTGGTGCAAGCCCTCTACCTCACGGTCGCCATCATCATTGTCCTGCAACTCAAGAGCGCCGACATCGTCCCCTTCATCTACTTCCAGTTCTGA
- a CDS encoding Mrp/NBP35 family ATP-binding protein, with protein MKLYPKLILDALEKVRYPGTGQNLVESGMVDDDIRIDGMKVSFTLIFDKPNDPFTRSVVKAAEASILAYVSPDVEIKGNISTTSRQEMQPVGPASEEAPLLPGVKHIIAVASGKGGVGKSTVSANLAVALAAAGYRVGLLDADIFGPSQPKMFDVEAARPALEKVGDKELIIPIENYGVKMLSIGFFVNPDEAVLWRGAMACNALKQLISEANWGELDYLLIDLPPGTSDIHLTLVQTLALTGAVIVSTPQQVALADARKGISMFVDNKVNVPVLGLVENMAWFTPAELPENRYYIFGREGCKRLAEELGVPLLGQIPLVQSICESGDVGEPAALDEDTVTGMAFRQLAERVVERVAYREQHMAPTQKVEITHS; from the coding sequence ATGAAACTTTATCCGAAATTGATTTTAGACGCACTGGAAAAAGTGCGATACCCAGGCACGGGGCAGAACCTCGTGGAGTCCGGAATGGTGGACGATGATATCCGTATCGACGGCATGAAAGTCTCTTTCACGCTCATTTTCGATAAGCCCAACGATCCGTTCACCCGATCGGTGGTCAAGGCCGCCGAGGCCTCGATTCTGGCTTACGTTTCGCCGGACGTGGAGATCAAGGGCAACATCAGCACCACCTCACGGCAGGAGATGCAGCCCGTCGGCCCCGCCTCGGAAGAGGCACCGCTGCTGCCGGGCGTCAAACACATCATCGCCGTGGCCTCGGGCAAGGGCGGTGTGGGCAAGAGCACCGTATCGGCGAATCTGGCCGTGGCGCTGGCTGCCGCTGGCTATCGCGTGGGACTGCTGGACGCCGACATCTTCGGCCCCTCGCAGCCGAAAATGTTTGACGTGGAGGCCGCCCGGCCTGCGTTGGAGAAGGTGGGCGACAAGGAGCTGATTATCCCCATCGAGAACTACGGCGTGAAAATGCTGTCGATTGGGTTCTTCGTCAACCCGGACGAGGCCGTGCTCTGGCGTGGGGCCATGGCCTGCAATGCGCTCAAGCAGCTCATTAGCGAAGCCAACTGGGGCGAGCTGGACTACCTGCTCATAGACCTGCCACCGGGCACCAGCGACATCCACCTCACCCTCGTGCAAACCCTTGCGCTGACCGGGGCCGTGATCGTCAGCACACCGCAACAGGTGGCGCTGGCTGACGCCCGTAAGGGGATCAGTATGTTCGTTGACAACAAGGTGAATGTGCCCGTGTTGGGTCTCGTCGAGAACATGGCGTGGTTCACTCCGGCCGAATTACCAGAGAACCGGTACTACATTTTTGGGCGCGAGGGCTGCAAGCGCTTGGCCGAGGAGTTAGGTGTGCCCCTGCTCGGGCAGATTCCGCTCGTGCAGAGTATCTGTGAGAGTGGTGACGTCGGCGAGCCGGCTGCGCTGGACGAGGATACGGTCACAGGCATGGCTTTCCGGCAGCTGGCCGAGCGCGTGGTGGAGCGTGTGGCCTACCGTGAGCAGCACATGGCGCCTACGCAGAAGGTGGAAATCACACATTCATAG